The proteins below come from a single Miscanthus floridulus cultivar M001 chromosome 1, ASM1932011v1, whole genome shotgun sequence genomic window:
- the LOC136486126 gene encoding pentatricopeptide repeat-containing protein At3g60050-like, whose protein sequence is MITGAHLPPFRAARAILARLCPSRRLCSDGSRNGGESPPDTGQRNGDGVREGGEEVAGLNAGRFPREVLLRLPPPRGPPEGDDDDGETFSPGHSSRRRFFEDVRLEADRIFRILLQDGPGFSARQALDEMRPKVSIELVREVLFRIVVSVDSVNRERYPKLAYKFFIWAGQQEGYQHGTSMYNLVMKVFAECGEVKAMWRLFEEMMEKGLPVSSRTFHLLICASGKVGLRRRLVERFIKSSTFNYRPFRNAFNAILHTLLTIEQYSLIEWVHEKMILEGYSPDVLTYNVVMRAKYMLGKLDQFHRLLDEMGTNGLTPDLHTYNLLLHVLGKGDKPLAALNLLNYMSDVGCVPNVLHFTNLIDGLGRAGNLEACKYFFDEMIKKGCDPDVVCYTVMISSYVAAGEFEEAQRFFDDMLVRGQLPNVYTYNSMIRGLCTVGEFDKAFAMLKDMDSHGCTPNFSVYSSLVSRLRIAGKDTQANNVIKYMTDKGHYLHLLSRFGGFRRW, encoded by the coding sequence ATGATCACGGGCGCTCACCTACCTCCGTTCCGAGCAGCCCGGGCGATCTTGGCCCGGCTCTGCCCGTCGCGGCGTCTCTGCAGCGACGGTTCCAGAAACGGCGGTGAGAGTCCTCCAGACACTGGACAGCGCAATGGCGACGGAGTCcgtgagggaggggaggaggTGGCAGGCCTGAACGCCGGCCGCTTCCCGCGGGAAGTACTCCTCCGGCTGCCGCCGCCCCGAGGCCCGCCGGAGGGCGATGACGATGACGGCGAAACTTTTTCCCCTGGACACAGTTCCAGGAGGCGATTCTTCGAGGATGTGAGGCTGGAGGCGGACAGGATCTTTAGGATACTGCTGCAGGATGGCCCGGGGTTCAGCGCCCGCCAGGCGCTCGATGAAATGCGCCCGAAGGTGTCCATTGAGCTGGTGAGGGAGGTGCTGTTCAGGATTGTAGTATCCGTGGACAGTGTGAACCGTGAGAGGTACCCGAAGCTGGCGTATAAGTTCTTCATATGGGCGGGGCAGCAGGAAGGGTACCAACACGGCACGAGCATGTACAACCTCGTCATGAAGGTTTTCGCCGAGTGTGGGGAGGTCAAGGCGATGTGGCGGCTGTttgaggagatgatggagaaggggCTGCCTGTCTCTTCCCGGACGTTCCACCTCTTGATATGTGCATCTGGGAAGgttgggttgaggcggaggctgGTGGAGAGGTTCATCAAGTCGAGTACTTTCAACTACCGCCCATTCAGAAATGCGTTTAATGCAATATTGCACACACTTCTGACCATAGAGCAGTACTCGCTGATTGAGTGGGTTCACGAGAAAATGATCCTTGAGGGGTACTCACCTGATGTCTTGACATACAATGTGGTGATGCGTGCAAAGTATATGCTCGGGAAGTTGGATCAATTCCATCGGTTACTTGATGAGATGGGAACAAATGGGCTTACGCCGGACCTCCATACTTACAATCTGTTGCTTCATGTGCTTGGTAAGGGAGACAAACCCCTAGCAGCTCTCAATTTGCTGAACTATATGAGTGATGTTGGGTGTGTGCCAAATGTGCTCCATTTCACAAATTTGATAGATGGTCTTGGCCGTGCTGGCAACCTAGAAGCTTGCAAGTATTTCTTTGATGAGATGATCAAGAAAGGGTGTGACCCAGATGTTGTCTGCTATACTGTTATGATCTCAAGCTATGTGGCAGCTGGGGAATTTGAGGAAGCCCAGAGGTTTTTTGATGATATGCTGGTGAGAGGGCAGCTTCCAAATGTGTACACATACAATTCAATGATACGGGGGCTTTGCACAGTAGGGGAGTTTGATAAAGCATTCGCTATGCTGAAGGACATGGACTCACATGGATGCACGCCAAACTTCTCTGTGTACAGTAGTCTAGTAAGTAGACTGCGGATTGCTGGGAAGGATACTCAAGCTAATAATGTCATTAAGTACATGACAGATAAGGGTCATTATCTTCATCTGCTGTCAAGGTTTGGAGGGTTTAGAAGATGGTGA
- the LOC136486131 gene encoding heavy metal-associated isoprenylated plant protein 39-like isoform X2, whose amino-acid sequence MAQKVVLRVPTMTDDKIKQKAIEAVADIYGIDSIAADLKENKMTIIGEMDTVAIAKKLKKIGKIDIVSVGPAKEEKKEEKKEEKKEEKKEEKKEEKKEEKKEEK is encoded by the exons ATGGCTCAG AAGGTGGTGCTCCGGGTTCCAACCATGACAGATGACAAGATCAAGCAGAAGGCCATCGAAGCTGTTGCAGACATTTACG GTATTGACTCCATAGCAGCAGATCTGAAGGAGAACAAGATGACCATCATAGGCGAGATGGACACGGTGGCGATTGCCAAGAAGTTAAAGAAGATTGGGAAGATTGACATTGTGTCTGTTGGACctgcaaaagaagaaaagaaggaagaaaagaaagaggagaaaaaggaggaaaagaaagaagagaagaaagaggagaagaaagaagagaagaaagaagagaagtgA
- the LOC136486131 gene encoding heavy metal-associated isoprenylated plant protein 39-like isoform X1 → MAQQKVVLRVPTMTDDKIKQKAIEAVADIYGIDSIAADLKENKMTIIGEMDTVAIAKKLKKIGKIDIVSVGPAKEEKKEEKKEEKKEEKKEEKKEEKKEEKKEEK, encoded by the exons ATGGCTCAG CAGAAGGTGGTGCTCCGGGTTCCAACCATGACAGATGACAAGATCAAGCAGAAGGCCATCGAAGCTGTTGCAGACATTTACG GTATTGACTCCATAGCAGCAGATCTGAAGGAGAACAAGATGACCATCATAGGCGAGATGGACACGGTGGCGATTGCCAAGAAGTTAAAGAAGATTGGGAAGATTGACATTGTGTCTGTTGGACctgcaaaagaagaaaagaaggaagaaaagaaagaggagaaaaaggaggaaaagaaagaagagaagaaagaggagaagaaagaagagaagaaagaagagaagtgA